From Coriobacteriaceae bacterium, a single genomic window includes:
- a CDS encoding SIS domain-containing protein has translation MNAHDLIQEIIERKGKIENVFWIACGGSMIDLMPANELLKREATTFASTVYTAREFCLMTPKSLGPKSLVVACSHSGNTQEVVDGCEMALAAGAEVVALTDCEGSKIDNGKWTTWVYPWGEGVSQAEVPQGIGALMAAELLDQQEGYEALADMYEGLKQMDALLPAAREKVNAELGARFAELCQRHKFFYILGSGPNFSQTYAMAICSLMEMQWQHCCYIHSGEYFHGPFEATEPGVFYFVQLGSGECRPMEERALAFLNTHTDAIMVLDALEYGVGEVPASVRSYLEPIFFYNMSCELRAARGKVFDHSPEVRRYMGIEQY, from the coding sequence ATGAATGCACACGATCTGATTCAGGAAATTATCGAGCGCAAGGGCAAGATTGAGAATGTCTTTTGGATCGCCTGCGGCGGTTCGATGATTGACCTGATGCCGGCCAACGAGCTGCTCAAGCGCGAGGCCACCACGTTTGCCTCGACGGTCTACACGGCACGCGAGTTCTGCCTGATGACACCCAAGAGCCTGGGGCCGAAGTCGCTCGTCGTCGCCTGCAGCCACAGCGGCAATACGCAGGAGGTCGTCGACGGCTGCGAGATGGCGCTGGCCGCCGGCGCCGAGGTCGTCGCCCTCACCGACTGCGAGGGCTCCAAGATCGACAATGGCAAGTGGACCACCTGGGTCTATCCGTGGGGCGAGGGCGTGTCACAGGCCGAGGTGCCGCAGGGCATCGGCGCTCTGATGGCTGCCGAGCTGCTCGACCAGCAGGAGGGTTACGAGGCACTCGCCGACATGTATGAGGGCCTCAAGCAGATGGATGCGCTGCTGCCCGCCGCCCGCGAGAAGGTAAACGCCGAGCTGGGCGCCCGCTTTGCCGAGCTCTGCCAGCGGCACAAGTTCTTCTATATCCTGGGGTCCGGCCCCAACTTTAGCCAGACCTACGCCATGGCCATCTGCTCGCTCATGGAGATGCAGTGGCAGCACTGCTGCTACATCCACTCCGGCGAGTATTTCCACGGTCCCTTCGAGGCCACCGAGCCCGGCGTGTTCTACTTTGTGCAGCTCGGATCGGGCGAGTGTCGCCCCATGGAGGAGCGCGCACTTGCATTCCTCAACACGCACACCGATGCGATTATGGTGCTCGACGCACTTGAGTACGGCGTGGGCGAGGTGCCCGCCAGCGTGCGTTCGTACCTGGAGCCGATCTTCTTCTACAACATGAGCTGCGAGCTGCGCGCCGCGCGCGGCAAGGTGTTTGACCACAGCCCCGAGGTTCGTCGCTACATGGGCATCGAGCAGTACTAA
- a CDS encoding ATP-dependent DNA helicase, which produces MTDSMQQMALDTLGAYFGYTSFRPGQDRMVDAILAGRDALGVMPTGAGKSICYQVPALMLPGITFVVSPLLSLMEDQTRALLAAGARPSYLNSSLTPAQQNTVLKRAREGRYQLMYVAPERLLEPRFLAFAQEAAAEGGIGVPLVAIDEAHCVSQWGQDFRPAYLQIREFIDSLPRRPIVAAFTATATERVRADIQQMLGLQNPATVVTGFDRKNLYFGCEEMGDKAKTAWVRDYVIAHSSESGIVYCSTRKAVDALAGELAEALGSSGIRVGRYHAGMGNDARRQSQRAFIDDDIQVMVATNAFGMGIDKPNVRYVIHNNVPESIEAYYQEAGRAGRDGDPASCHLLWNGNDFRMRRFLIDRGDAADEALDDEQRAWALQNRYRLLSQMEGYCNTTGCLREYMLRYFGDEAAAEHAAAAGAGATATDDAEGCGNCSNCLTQFEVEDVTDMARAAVRYVATRPMRFGKSLIADVLHGGNTERIRQMHLDEDRGYGELSSESVGRIKDIIGQLCGRGYLATSQGQYPVVGLGPRATEVEDEAFAFTVKRRASKRKASARARRAVDLLREEAELDQRPRVGDDAELFERLRALRKEISTELEMAPYMVFSDKALRGLCRLRPQTRDELIQVNGIGEKKADAFGEQFMAAIEEFESEHARDGA; this is translated from the coding sequence ATGACCGATAGCATGCAGCAGATGGCGCTCGACACGCTCGGCGCCTATTTTGGCTACACCTCGTTTCGCCCGGGGCAGGATCGCATGGTGGATGCGATCCTTGCCGGCCGCGATGCGCTCGGCGTTATGCCCACAGGCGCCGGCAAGTCCATTTGCTACCAGGTCCCCGCGCTCATGCTGCCCGGTATCACCTTTGTGGTGAGCCCGTTGCTGTCGCTTATGGAGGACCAGACCCGTGCGCTGCTCGCGGCGGGTGCGCGACCCAGCTATCTCAACTCCAGCCTTACTCCGGCCCAGCAAAACACCGTGCTCAAGCGGGCGCGCGAGGGCCGCTACCAGCTTATGTACGTGGCGCCCGAGCGCCTGCTCGAGCCACGCTTTTTAGCCTTTGCGCAGGAAGCTGCGGCCGAAGGTGGCATCGGCGTTCCGCTCGTGGCCATTGACGAGGCCCACTGCGTGAGCCAGTGGGGCCAGGATTTCCGTCCCGCTTACCTGCAGATTCGCGAGTTCATTGATTCCCTGCCGCGGCGCCCGATCGTGGCGGCCTTTACCGCTACGGCGACCGAGCGTGTGCGCGCGGACATTCAGCAAATGCTCGGCCTGCAAAACCCGGCGACCGTGGTGACGGGCTTCGATCGCAAGAACCTCTACTTTGGTTGCGAGGAGATGGGCGACAAGGCCAAGACCGCGTGGGTGCGCGACTACGTGATCGCGCATTCGAGCGAGAGCGGCATCGTGTATTGCTCCACCCGCAAGGCGGTTGACGCGCTGGCAGGTGAGCTTGCCGAGGCGCTGGGCTCCAGCGGCATTCGCGTGGGCCGCTACCATGCCGGCATGGGCAACGACGCCCGCCGCCAGAGCCAGCGTGCCTTTATCGACGACGACATTCAGGTGATGGTTGCCACCAACGCCTTTGGAATGGGCATCGATAAGCCCAACGTGCGCTACGTCATCCACAACAACGTGCCCGAGAGCATCGAGGCCTACTACCAAGAGGCGGGCCGCGCCGGCCGTGATGGCGACCCAGCCAGCTGCCATCTGCTGTGGAACGGCAACGATTTTCGCATGCGTCGCTTTTTGATCGACCGCGGCGATGCTGCCGATGAGGCACTCGACGACGAACAGCGCGCGTGGGCGCTCCAGAATCGATATCGTCTGCTCAGCCAGATGGAGGGCTACTGCAATACCACGGGCTGCCTGCGCGAATACATGCTGCGCTACTTTGGCGACGAGGCCGCGGCCGAGCATGCTGCTGCGGCTGGTGCGGGCGCCACCGCCACGGACGACGCCGAGGGCTGCGGCAACTGCAGCAACTGCCTGACGCAGTTCGAGGTCGAAGACGTCACCGATATGGCCCGCGCCGCTGTGCGCTATGTGGCCACGCGTCCCATGCGCTTTGGCAAGTCGCTGATCGCCGATGTGCTCCACGGCGGCAACACCGAGCGCATTCGCCAGATGCATCTGGACGAGGACCGCGGCTACGGTGAGCTGTCGAGCGAATCGGTCGGGCGCATCAAGGACATCATCGGCCAACTGTGCGGCCGCGGCTACCTGGCCACCTCGCAGGGGCAATACCCGGTCGTGGGGCTGGGCCCGCGTGCCACCGAGGTCGAGGATGAGGCGTTTGCCTTTACCGTTAAGCGTCGCGCGTCCAAGCGCAAGGCCTCGGCCCGCGCCCGCCGTGCGGTGGATCTGCTGCGCGAGGAGGCCGAGCTGGATCAACGCCCGCGCGTGGGCGACGATGCCGAGCTGTTCGAGCGCCTGCGTGCCCTCCGCAAGGAGATCTCGACGGAGCTGGAGATGGCGCCGTACATGGTCTTCTCCGACAAGGCCCTGCGCGGCCTGTGCCGCCTGCGCCCGCAGACGCGCGACGAGCTGATCCAGGTCAACGGCATTGGCGAGAAAAAGGCCGACGCCTTTGGCGAGCAGTTTATGGCGGCGATTGAAGAGTTTGAGTCCGAGCATGCGCGGGATGGAGCGTAA
- a CDS encoding GntR family transcriptional regulator: protein MAFDSKTDRTDVSAVPLYQQVMDDLKGEIARGVYAAGSRIPSEMELAKSYGVGRVTVRRAIEELSRAGYLNRQQGRGTFVCAPKLKRKIRQKGDVQSFTEGCAANDMVPGARLVSRTVVAATHEDAAFFGVEPGCELIVVERVRTADGIPVMLENNAFVLADHPYLQTLADKDLTDNSIFALVAEHSGRAPLKSDPCTVEIALADAQTAPLLEVPVGEPLFYMEAYFADAGGRPLLLGRQKIVGSRYVFDI from the coding sequence ATGGCTTTCGATAGCAAGACCGACCGTACTGACGTGTCCGCCGTGCCGCTGTACCAGCAGGTCATGGACGACCTAAAGGGCGAGATCGCGCGCGGCGTGTACGCTGCCGGCTCGCGCATTCCTTCCGAGATGGAGCTCGCGAAGTCCTACGGCGTGGGGCGCGTCACCGTGCGTCGCGCCATCGAGGAGCTGTCGCGTGCGGGGTATCTCAACCGCCAGCAGGGGAGGGGCACCTTTGTGTGCGCTCCCAAGCTCAAGCGCAAGATTCGCCAGAAGGGTGACGTCCAGAGCTTTACTGAGGGTTGTGCTGCCAACGACATGGTGCCGGGTGCGCGTCTGGTGTCGCGCACGGTGGTCGCGGCGACGCACGAGGATGCGGCGTTCTTTGGCGTGGAGCCCGGCTGCGAGCTTATCGTGGTCGAGCGCGTGCGCACGGCCGACGGCATCCCCGTCATGCTCGAGAACAACGCCTTTGTGCTCGCCGACCATCCCTATCTGCAGACGCTTGCCGACAAGGACCTCACGGACAATTCCATCTTTGCGCTCGTTGCCGAGCATTCGGGTCGCGCGCCGCTCAAGTCCGACCCCTGCACCGTGGAGATTGCGCTTGCCGATGCTCAGACGGCCCCGCTGCTGGAGGTGCCGGTCGGTGAGCCGCTCTTCTATATGGAGGCGTACTTTGCCGACGCTGGTGGGCGCCCTCTACTGCTCGGCCGCCAAAAGATCGTGGGCTCGCGCTACGTCTTCGACATCTAA
- the metA gene encoding homoserine O-succinyltransferase — protein sequence MPIRIPDALPAAAQLESENIFVMTEYRALHQDIRPLRVLILNLMPTKIATETQIMRKLSNTPLQVEVDLLRTKTHEATHVSAGHLETFYRTFDDIRDIHYDGLIITGAPVEQMPFEEVDYWPELCQIMDWSTTHVHSTLHICWGAQAGLYHHYGIQKYDLPAKASGVFEHHLVKPQSPLVRGFDDRFYAVHSRNTDVRREDVEAEPQLEVVAVSDEVGLYIVKSTDSRRFFVFGHPEYDTDTLRLEYERDVKRGLSPQVPAHYFPNDDPTVEPRNVWRSQAQLLYTNWLNYYVYQTTPYDLARAGEEH from the coding sequence ATGCCCATTCGTATTCCCGACGCCCTTCCTGCCGCTGCGCAGCTCGAGAGCGAGAACATTTTTGTCATGACCGAGTACCGCGCGCTGCACCAGGACATCCGTCCGCTGCGCGTGCTCATTCTCAACCTCATGCCCACCAAGATCGCCACCGAGACGCAAATCATGCGCAAGCTCTCCAACACGCCGCTGCAGGTGGAGGTGGACCTGCTGCGCACCAAGACGCACGAGGCCACGCACGTAAGCGCCGGCCACCTGGAGACGTTCTACCGCACGTTCGACGACATCCGCGATATCCACTACGACGGCCTGATCATCACGGGCGCGCCGGTGGAGCAGATGCCGTTCGAGGAGGTTGACTACTGGCCCGAGCTCTGCCAGATCATGGATTGGTCCACCACGCACGTGCACTCTACGCTGCACATTTGTTGGGGCGCGCAGGCGGGCCTGTATCACCACTACGGTATTCAGAAGTACGACCTGCCGGCAAAGGCGAGCGGCGTGTTCGAGCATCATCTGGTGAAGCCGCAAAGCCCGCTGGTTCGCGGCTTCGACGACCGTTTCTATGCCGTGCATTCGCGCAACACCGATGTGCGCCGCGAGGACGTGGAGGCCGAGCCTCAGCTTGAGGTCGTGGCCGTGTCCGACGAGGTGGGCCTGTACATCGTCAAGTCGACCGACAGCCGCCGCTTCTTTGTCTTTGGCCATCCCGAGTACGATACCGACACGCTGCGTCTGGAGTACGAGCGCGACGTGAAGCGCGGGCTCAGCCCTCAGGTGCCGGCGCATTACTTCCCGAACGATGACCCCACCGTCGAGCCGCGCAACGTCTGGCGCAGCCAGGCTCAGTTGCTCTACACCAACTGGCTCAACTACTACGTCTACCAGACCACGCCCTACGACCTGGCCCGCGCCGGCGAGGAGCACTAG
- a CDS encoding L-lactate dehydrogenase has protein sequence MYQTRKIGVVGQGHVGAHVANSLLMQGIADELYLCDINEAKVTSEVQDLRDSLSFVPYNTKIVNCYDHYEELACCDVIVNAAGKVALAAGNRDGELFFTTDAARTFAKRIVDADFDGIFVSISNPCDVVCTELWHLTGYDPKKIIGSGCGLDSARLRTEISKKVGVSPKSIDAYMIGEHGFSQLAAFKAATIAGKSLNELQAENPDKYAFDHMEVEELARKGGYVTYQGKQCTEYAVANSAARVCAAVLHNEHAVLSASTLMTGQYGEEGIFTSLPCVIGAEGVEEVYTLDLSEHELEGFHKSCQHIRDNIAQLDWWDAEAYDAK, from the coding sequence ATGTACCAGACGCGTAAAATCGGTGTGGTCGGCCAGGGCCACGTAGGAGCACATGTCGCCAACAGCCTGCTCATGCAGGGCATTGCCGATGAGCTGTACCTGTGCGATATCAACGAGGCCAAGGTGACGTCCGAGGTCCAGGACCTGCGCGACTCCCTTTCGTTTGTCCCGTATAACACCAAGATCGTCAACTGCTACGACCACTACGAGGAGCTTGCCTGCTGCGACGTCATCGTCAACGCTGCCGGCAAGGTCGCGCTGGCCGCCGGCAACCGTGACGGTGAGCTGTTCTTTACCACCGACGCCGCCCGCACCTTTGCCAAACGCATCGTCGACGCCGACTTCGACGGCATCTTCGTGAGCATCTCCAACCCCTGCGACGTCGTATGCACCGAGCTGTGGCATCTGACCGGCTACGATCCCAAGAAGATCATCGGCTCGGGCTGCGGCCTGGATTCCGCCCGTCTGCGCACCGAGATCTCCAAGAAGGTCGGCGTGAGCCCCAAGTCCATCGACGCCTACATGATTGGCGAGCACGGCTTTAGCCAGCTGGCTGCCTTTAAGGCCGCGACCATCGCCGGCAAGAGCCTCAACGAGCTTCAGGCCGAGAACCCCGACAAGTACGCCTTTGACCACATGGAGGTCGAGGAGCTCGCGCGCAAGGGCGGCTATGTGACCTACCAGGGCAAGCAGTGCACCGAGTACGCCGTCGCCAACTCCGCCGCGCGCGTCTGCGCCGCCGTGCTGCACAACGAGCACGCCGTGCTTTCCGCCTCTACGCTTATGACCGGCCAGTATGGCGAGGAGGGCATCTTTACCTCCCTGCCGTGCGTGATCGGTGCCGAGGGCGTCGAGGAAGTCTACACGCTCGACCTGTCCGAGCACGAGCTCGAGGGCTTCCACAAGAGCTGCCAGCACATCCGCGACAACATCGCCCAGCTCGACTGGTGGGATGCCGAGGCCTACGACGCCAAGTAA
- a CDS encoding 5-formyltetrahydrofolate cyclo-ligase — translation MDRTELRRAVIARRDALDLDVRAAKSATICARLVELLESSGTAGQRTVAIYAAMGSEVDPAAFAAAAAKRGWRVAYPCMLSATDAMACGQRMCMRAVSAGDASEAPFIAHPTRAFAATDIDSSRFPIVSAEALDMIVVPLVAFDRTGARLGYGGGCYDRYLPMLSPACQIVGIAFDEQRVDHVPTDAHDLSLPNIVSA, via the coding sequence ATGGATAGGACTGAGTTGCGGCGGGCGGTGATTGCTCGGCGCGATGCTCTTGATTTGGATGTTCGGGCGGCAAAGTCCGCCACTATCTGCGCGCGGCTTGTTGAGCTGTTGGAGTCCAGCGGCACTGCGGGCCAACGCACCGTTGCCATCTATGCCGCGATGGGTTCCGAGGTCGACCCAGCCGCGTTTGCCGCTGCGGCCGCCAAACGCGGCTGGCGCGTAGCCTATCCGTGCATGCTCTCGGCAACAGACGCCATGGCTTGTGGCCAGCGCATGTGCATGCGGGCAGTCTCTGCCGGCGATGCGTCCGAGGCCCCGTTTATCGCTCATCCCACGCGGGCCTTCGCGGCTACGGACATCGACAGCAGCCGCTTTCCTATCGTGTCTGCCGAAGCACTCGACATGATCGTCGTGCCGCTCGTAGCTTTCGACCGCACCGGCGCGCGCCTGGGCTACGGCGGAGGCTGCTACGACCGCTACCTGCCCATGCTCTCGCCCGCATGCCAAATCGTCGGCATCGCCTTTGACGAACAGCGTGTCGACCACGTTCCCACCGACGCCCACGATCTGTCGCTGCCCAACATCGTCAGCGCCTAA
- a CDS encoding type II toxin-antitoxin system HicB family antitoxin, with the protein MSNVLAYKGYFAPVEFDAEQHVLTGMVTGIRDAIVFEGSTAEEVEQCFHDAVDDYLEFCAEKGKEPERAFKGSFNVRTGSELHKQAALAAAKKGESLNKFVTEAIAAAL; encoded by the coding sequence ATGAGTAACGTTTTGGCATACAAGGGCTATTTCGCCCCAGTCGAGTTCGATGCCGAACAGCATGTGCTAACAGGTATGGTCACTGGCATTAGGGACGCAATCGTATTTGAAGGCTCCACGGCTGAAGAAGTGGAGCAATGTTTCCACGACGCCGTCGACGATTACCTTGAGTTTTGCGCCGAGAAGGGCAAGGAACCCGAGCGGGCTTTTAAGGGCTCGTTCAACGTAAGAACGGGCTCTGAGCTCCACAAGCAAGCAGCGCTGGCGGCGGCAAAGAAGGGTGAGTCACTCAATAAGTTTGTGACTGAAGCAATCGCTGCGGCGTTATAG